The sequence CGTTAATGACTTGCAGAAATACCAGGTTATAGTGTTTGGAGGCTCTTTGCATGCAGTTGGTATTAATGGTGTAAAACTCATTACCGACAACTTTGATCTATTAAAGAATAAAAAAATAATAGTATTTGGTACGGGAGCTTCCCCTGTGCGGGAAGAGACAGTTAAACATGTCTATAAACATAATTTTCCAAATGAGATTCAAGAAAAGATACATTTCTTTCTGTTAAGAGGTGCCTTTAATTATTGCAAGTTATCATTTATTGATAAAATGCTGATGAATGCTTTAAGGTTAATGCTAAAAATGAAAAAAGCAGACAAGTTAGACGAAGATAGCAGGGGTTTGCTAGAATGTTTTAATAAGCCCGTCGATTGGAGGGACAAAAAGGCAATTATTCCGATTGTTCAATGTATTAATGAAGAATAAAG is a genomic window of Bacillota bacterium LX-D containing:
- a CDS encoding flavodoxin domain-containing protein is translated as MSAKTSKIVVIYKSKYGSTKSYAEWISKDVGGDLFESSMVSVNDLQKYQVIVFGGSLHAVGINGVKLITDNFDLLKNKKIIVFGTGASPVREETVKHVYKHNFPNEIQEKIHFFLLRGAFNYCKLSFIDKMLMNALRLMLKMKKADKLDEDSRGLLECFNKPVDWRDKKAIIPIVQCINEE